In Syngnathoides biaculeatus isolate LvHL_M chromosome 8, ASM1980259v1, whole genome shotgun sequence, the genomic stretch TGCAAGCCTGTTAATGTTACGGGTGGCCAATATAATTTTTACATGATCACGAAGGGGCTGTCTTTACCTTCCTTGTTTGTGGGACTGTTGAAAAGTCGGTTCAGGGAAATTGTTTTATAGTGTGTTGTGCTTGAAAAAGATTAgagtgcccccctccccccactctATCTGGTCAACCGTGCCATATCTACTGGGAGACTTCCGGATTTACAGAGCCTACAGTCGGAGCAGTTGAGAAGGAGGTGGGAGGTGAAAAGGGCGCACAGAGGGCTCTTATCAACCCTTTGGCACACTGCAGGATTTTGCACTGAGTATCTGACATGCTTGAGTGATTCCAGAGACTGAGGAGTCAAGGGAAGACATTGGACATAGCATCAAGACCCACCACCAACCATTAACCTCTCCCGTGAAGTTTAAGCCACCAAACACTCATGAATCCAAATCCTTGAAACATTGGAACCTGAAAGAGGAATGACAATGCATCAAAAAGTCGTAGACATCTCCACTGGTAATCAATGTCCCATATTTTTCTGCTGACTGGTGATTTAAAGGTCCAATAACAGCAGGACATCAAAAACAGTTCCTGTCaaagggagacaaaaaaaaatgtctatgctGTCAAGTATTCTTTCTCTTTTCATCTGACTTGACAGTGACTgtactggggggaaaaaaagaaacagagaTGCAACAAAACTCAAAGAACTGCTGAAAGCAGGCAAATGATGGCACGCGCATGCTTGAAAAAGCTGTTTATGGACGGCTGCTCTTTCCCTTTTGTGTCCTGCGTCAGCGCTGACACTTTGGCTTCACAGCCCTgggctgacattttcattggcCCAGAGCTCACTTGTGGGACCGCTCGGAAGGACCTGCTGTGTTAGGATGGACCGGGAAACCAGTGGACAGGTGCCCACTTGGCGCTGATGCAGTCTCGGACCACATTGTCTCTCGCCATAACATTTGACAGTATAAACACATTTACACCGAGCGCTTTCCTTTCTCGAGTGACAGTAGGTGCAGCATCTCTGTAAGAAGTGTGATATCTTCATTCTTTGACTTTAGTGACAAGTTGAACCCACGCTATTGTGCCACAATCCTGTCACAATTCCCAAGCTTGTGCAATTCTCGAGTTACCGCCAATAAAACCGTCCAGCAAAAGAAGCTCGATCCCAAATTGTACCATGGGGAAAAAGAGGATGTGCTTCATGGAAACATGGATTTGTTGAACTCCGCTCACTTTTACAACTTTTGGTGCAGAAATGGGGACAAAGCAAAAGAGAAAAGGGGTCTGCATCTTCGTGCTTTGTAAGGAGTTCGGTCCACAGAGCAAAATGTTAAAGACGTAGCACAAAGTTGAAAGCAGGAGGGACGATTATTCAGCATTATAATGAATAATATAGACAAGATATACAACGTGGGACCGAATGATCGTGAGCGAGGCTGGATAATGTTATTTTCAGAGCTTACAAACCCCACAAGCTGTTGAGTCACACCGcaattaaattaaaagcagGTAGTTAAGTTAAATGTTGAAGGGCCAAAAATATCTGGACACATTTTAGTGTGCAAGCCCGCTGGAGCTCTGCAGTATTTTCATGTTTGAAGCAGGTGGTGGGAGTCCACTATTCTCAGCAATGGGACAAATCCTCAGGATTGCGCGCACACAACTTTTAAAAACCTCCGTGACGCCCCTGGCTAATTCCACTCAAGCCCACCATGGGGTCCAATGTACTCTGGTGTATTTGAACCGCTGCTCCCCTTTCAGAGACTTGGGATGCGACAGTCCCTGCCCTGAGTCACTCGTTAAAAACACACACCCAATCATGTAGTTATAGCtatatgtgtttttttattattttgtttactgCAACGTGAGCACTTAACAGAGTGGCCTGgggtttgttttgttatttatttaggaCTTAGGTTTAATGTAGTCCTAAGATTTTATCAAATTAACAGGGAAgaagattttgcagttttatttCGGCCATGTGTTATTCAGATGTCAGGCTGATGTCAGATGAGCACGGGAGCTAAAGTTATATCATAAATGTAGATAGGAGCTGTCATACAATATGATGGAGTTCAAGTGTTTTTGTTGATGATTCTTGGAAAGCAATTAGCGCAATGATCATCAGTTATTTGGATCTTTggctaattcattcattcatgtagTCTTTTGTGATTGAgggtttttttctccataatatccatccatccattttcttcaccgcttatcctcacgagggtcggcaTTTTGAGAGCAAGTGATAGCATGTATGTATTAGTGTTGGCAAAAAGCCCCcccaaaatgaaatgatgaatggTTTGTACACCTTTGTTGTATTAAAGTAAAAAACGAGATTGTCATAAACAGAGCAaccaatgaattttttttttttttttttgactaccTGTCCGCGACACACCCTCGATGGGTCGGTGACTCAAATTGAAAATCGCCAGTTGAAAATCCCTGTAGAACAATGATCTTATTATTCATGAGATGggttagatgtttttttattcaaatgtgacATTATATTGTTCCTAAAAATTGTGCTCAAATTCAGAATTGGACCTCAGAGCCATGTACTCCTGTAGTCTCTTCCACTCACTGGCTTGATTTTTATCttttgaccttgccttttgGGAGGTTAGAACTGTATGTTGAAGTTGATAACATTTCAGTGAACggcaatagaaaaataaaatgaaattataccTTTTTGTTGCAACACTACTTACAAGAGAATCGAAAAACAATTCcactttgtcatctttttccacatttcatcTCCCAGACAATCGTTGATCTGTGCTCCCAAGTCTGTTTCTTTCCTCTCACTGCAGGCTTCTTTATCTAATTTACAACATCCGTCACATGTCTTCAGTTCGGTCGGCGCTCAATGACATTTGTCTCTTCGGTTTCTTTCTCTACCCCCAGTCCTCCTCAGTCCGCTGTCAGGAGGTGCCCAGACCGAGATGAAGAAGGTAGTCGGGGACAACGCCACATTGCCATGCCACCACCAGTTCCAATCATCCGGCTCGATTGATATTGAGTGGCTCCTGCAGAAACCAAACTCCAAACAGAAAGTGGTGAGAAGAGATGTTTATTATCTTTTACTGTTGTCAAAATGAGTGcaatcatccttttttttttagtactggCACATTTGCATTTGAGCTCATAATCGCACCCAAAATAATGCGAACATGCTTATAACTAAAATGGAAGTGATTACAGTTTATTATACAGTGTATGGTGAGAAACTGAAGGATAATAATGTCCGTATCATGAATGTACATTAGCAATCTGAATTATTATATGCAGAACGATAGAGATATACATTTAATACAAGACAGAAACGACATTATGTAAAGAACattgaggataaatggcttcAAAAGAAGCTCCATTTAATTTCtagcatagaacaccagacaccttccggcaactgTTCCAACCCATCCAAATGCTGTCTGCAGGCAGTAATTTCAATTACGTTGTTGTTGGACATTTTGTCTTGTGCTGCAAAACTTGATCTGTTGCTGACattataaattaaataatacaCGACACATTCTACACTCATGATAGTCTTTAGGCCACATTACAACACGCCCAAATAGGCTGACAAAGCAACATCCTCCTTCACATGAGGAAGATGCAATGCCATGTTGTGTTTTCACGCAAAGTTGAAATCTATGCATTGCGTTAACTTGCCGCTATGAGGCTGGAAGCGCCTGATTACGTAGACATCAGTGCTTTGTCATGCTTTTAATAGGAATTTGGCCCTTGCAGCACATTGGCGGCGTTACCGTCATTGTGACCATGAGCTTGACTTCAATTTTAGGGTGAAGTTGCTCAGGTGTATAAGTAAACAGTCTCCATGCAATGTAGTTGTAAATGTGGCCTTCATCTGCCGACCTTAATCTTCAAAGCTTGCATTTTTGATTGTCAACGATCGCCAGGAATATAAAAGCTACTATTCCATTCATGTACAGCACCTCCATGTAAATGGCATACGACGCAATGCcaagtgttatttttatttaatcctacaaaatgttgctttatgtatgtaccgtattttccacactataagacgcacctaaaagcctttaattttctcaaaagcctttggtgcagctccatctaatggatgcacaTGTAACGTacaacgtaaccccagcctctactgtagcgtctattctatgcgccttataatccgctgcgccttatacatggaaaaatgttttaaaattggccattcattgaagctgggccttataatgcggtgaacctcatagtgcggaaaataaggtacttaattttttattttcatttttcaaataagcATTGCCTATGAGGAAACTGGCAAGTTGGCACACTCGTGACATCACTTCTGAGATTATCAGCCAATATGGATGTGCCAATACACTCAAAAATGTTGCAATAAAAGTGCAATAAATCTCCATAGAGGTGTACTTTTCCCAGCTAATTCAATTCCTTCCTCTCAATTATATCATACGatacagaaatgttttttgcCAGTGTCCCTTGGAACAAACTTTCTCCGTCGTAGGGTTATAAACTTTGTTGAGACAAAATGAACATAGCATCTGCGTGTCAAATCTCACTAGCTGTCTGGTAGAGGAAAGTGATATCTTATATTCTCCATTTGGAAGTCGTTTGTTTGTGTCCTGGTGCGTTAGCACATGGGAGTGCAACACAGCGACACAGAAAAGAGCAGGAAGAGGACGGGAAGAAGGGAAGGGAGCATCTGTCTGAAGCTTTCATGATTCAGAGGGGGTGGGCCGCTACAATGCAATGAATATTTAACGGGAAGATAACATTGAAGGCGCCATTAATTAAAATCAAACATCTGAAAATTTGATTAGGTTGAAGAGAGTGCGCCTGTAGCCCAATGAATAAATCATTCTTTTGTACTGTCAGAGAGAGAGTGTGCGTCTTGCAACATTAAGCCCCTCTCAGCTATTGTGTAGGCAACGTTTGTTCAGATCCATGAGAGGCCAGACCGCAGGTTCTAGGTCAAGCTGTCATCACTAAAATAGGGTCCCCGATCACAATATCAGGTACACCTTCAGAACCGAATAAAATTCATTAAAAGATCTCGatctttttttcgtttttcgTTTTTACATCTGTATCTAATCAACTGTTTGGTAATAGTCCCAGTAGGTGTTAAATTTACACTCTGCCTTCCGACGCAAACTTTCTGACACCGAGGTCTCATTTAGCAAGTGCATCTCCAAGGGCACACCCATGTTGTGTGGGTATGTCTATCTTGGCAGCGTCTGGTTAgagagtctgcctcacagttctggggactggggttcaaatccccagcTCGGccctgtggagtttacatgttatcCTCGTgccttctccgggcactctggtttcctcccacatcccaaaaacatgcatgttagcttcattgaagactctaaattgcctttaggtgtcgATGAGAGTCTgttggttgctttttttttttttatatgttccctgcgattacCCGataaccagttgagggtgtaccccgcctcttactcgatagctgggataggctccagtactcccagaaccctagtgaggataatcggctcagaaaatggagacCGTGACAGatgatacattttgtttttgtgggacTGTAGCACtgtaatgtacagtattgtcAATGACCATTCATGCGAcgagcctgacttttttttttggggggggggtggatttgGTGGATGTAGGGGTCAGTTCGTCACCTGTGGTCACGGCAGGTGGCGCCTGTTTGGTCACCAGTGATGCGCTGTGGCACCAGCACTTAGCGGGCCCCATCTGCAGGCTCTCATTCGCCCTGAGTAATGGGCCACTGTGACAGctgtgtttgtatttgtgaGCATGCATGCAGCCAGACAGAGGCTCACAGATATACGGTAGATAGAGATGCAGAGAAAGAACTCATCGCTTTTCTTTTCAACAGCCCCAACTTTGAACTGTATAACAGTTCAGTTCTGAAAGCATAACAACGACACTTTTAGTCATACTGTATTAAtgttgctttgtttattttgggaAGATGTTACACACACAAGCAAACGCTTGCCATCTGATCCAGATTATAGCgcccaaatgctatttacacCCTTACAaaaaactgttcttttttttttttgttttacttctatTCAAATCTCATGAGGAATTGTTCATCTGAGCCACTATTAATACTAATTTTCTACTTTTACCATTTTTACTAACCACTGTACCGCTTCTCTATTTTTACTAACTCAgggtttttaattcaaataaaaattggcaggaaacacacacacaccaagtgAGTGCATTAAATAAAAaggtcattttaattttatacttAGTTGTAAAAGGATTCTCTGGATGTGGGAATGGAATAAGTCAGACATTTTATAAACGCTGTTAACATCCCGTCTTTTCCACTCGGGATAAAAATAATCTCAGTATCAGaatacttttttattatttagtcAATTTGGCTGTTCCGTGAAAATGTACATCACATTGGATAATGAAAATTTTACATAACTAGTTGGCTGTAACTGCAAGTTAGATATTTCTGCACTGAGAGACAATGTGAATggcagcaatcattagaaaatggaagaagctaaacatgacggtaaaTCTCATTCGGAGTGGAACCCCacggaagatatcacctcgtgcggtctcaatgatccttagagtggtaaggaatcagcccaggactatatgACAGGACTTAGTTAAtgacctgaagagagctgggaccaccgttcccaaggtgactgtcggtaatacactaagacgtcacggtttgaaatcatgcatggcaaggaaGGTTCCCTGGCTTaaaacagcacatgtcaaggcccattttaagttcgccaatgaccatttggatgatacagaggagtcatgggtgaaggttttgtgctcagatgaaccaaaatggaattttggtcataattccactgaccaTTTTTGGAGAAAGgtgaatgatgaattccatcccaagaacgccatccctactgtaaagcatgtgggtggtagcatcatgctttgggggtgtttttctgcacatgggactggacgactgcactctattaaggagaggatgaccgcggccatgtattgagattttggggaacaacctctttccctcggttagaggattgaagatgggtcgtggctgggtctttcaacatgactgtgacccgaagcacacagccaggaaaaccaaggagtggctccgtaagaaccatatcaaggttctggcatggcctagcaagttttcagacctaaacccaatagaaaatctttagagggagctgaaactctgtgtttctccgcgacagcccagaaacctgtctgatctagaaaaggtctgtatggaggagtcggccgaaatccctcctgcagtgtatgcaaacatggtgaacaactacaggaaacgtttgacctctgtaattgtaaacaaaggctactgtaccaaatattaacattggttttctcaggtgttcaaatacttatttacatgggtatcacacatataaatcatccataaaaaaaaatcatacattgtaatttctggattcttgtttttagatcatctctcacAGCgtgcatgcacctacgatgaaaatttcacgcccctccatgatttctaagtgggagaacttgcaatttagcagggtgttcaaatacttattttcttcactgtaagtgcaagaaaaaattaaaatgaggaAATTTAATCTGTGGGCTTAATGTCGTTGGGCCAGTGGCTGGGGACCACTTAGCTAAATTTGGTTTCGAAGGTTTGAGCACAGTTGGCTAAGCAACATTAATGGCAGCCTCTGATGTGTTTCTCTTCTAGATCATTACGTTCTTCGGCGGCCACGTGTACACTAATGAGGGCACCGATGCCAGCCGCTTGTCCTTTGCCGGGGAGTACCTGGGTGGCGACGTCTCCCTGCTGATCAGTGACCTGCTGCTGACTGACTCTGGGGAGTACTACTGCAAGGTCAAGACTGGGGGGAAGTACCACTGGAGCCAAGTCAACCTCATTGTGCTGGGTAAGGGTCCGAACGCAGGCACACAGGCATTACAACCgctacatgtacacacacacacctcttgAATGGGTCATTGCCCTCGCACATTTCTTCCGCCGTGCTGACTGCTCTAATGATTCAATTTGATTCAGACTGACTGATTGGGTTTTCTGTTAGCCTGTTAATGAGGTGCGACCAAAAACATGCGACTGAGTTATGATTTTGATTCTCAATAAATGTGACTTTGCACTCCATGCATTTGTGGCCTTTTGAGGAAAATGTGCTCTATAAGTTAGGTGAAATCTATAATTACAACTGCCTTCCCTTAAACCCCACATAAGCTTCTTAGGAAAATTATTTACacaaattgtgtgtgtgggtgtacgCGGGGCGGGGGCTGGATAGCTTGTTTTGGCCTCCTTAATCCTCAGCGAAGTCATAATTGTCTATTTCATCTCcctattttgcattcatttctaTTTTCCCTCATTTGTCCAACAAGCTCCAGAGTTAGCACAGTGGAAATGTGCATCATTGCATGCTCAACGCCAAACAATTCCGAAGGacaaacggcaaaaaaaaaaaaaaaaaaaaaaagggtggcgAGCCTACCACTCAAGCCAGGCACAGAGTCCGGCGGGAAGAGCGAGATCATCTCAGTGACGGAAAAGCGAGCGATTTATTAAAACATCATGGGAGATTAGTTCGGCCCGCGGTTATTGGTTTTCTAATAGAACAGTCTGTTAATCCTCTCACTCTCATCTCGCTTCCATAAAGACATTTCAGTGAGTTAGTGCCTCCGTTTTTACAAATTGCCCTCAGCTTCCACGGTGACACTTTCGATTTTGAGAGGGACGGACATTTGCATTTGGCTCCCCGAGATAATAGCTTGATGCCAGGCAGGTTGTTTATGGGCCCTGCTGCCTGTGGATTGCGAATGCTCGTTTTTATGAGCCAGTTTCCGAAAACACACCTGATTGTGGATTTCAATTGTAGATTTACAGCAGCTTGCACCCAtgaattgtatatttttgtgagCAGGGTCGTCGCATGTGCTTGTGCAGCTTTTTATTCCTGATTCAGTTACTTTAAGCTGACACTCCCGAAGCTGCaagattggggttcaaatcttcacttttgCCTTGAAGATATTTTCCCTATGCTTGCATGTTAGTTTTACTGAACAGTTGAGAAGAATTGTCAATCGGTGTGAGTTGTAGTTTGACTGTGAAACAGCTACTAACAAGTACTGCCAGACTTTTGAAGACCCATCAATAGATGTGTTGATAAATTATTTGGAGAATTGATAAGTTATTTTTCTAGAAATGAATTGAATAATTAGTTatttggaaaagagaaaaaagctTTTGACCTGTTGTCAAGCATTTTAAGTCACGTCAACAAACTCCTTGTAATATTCAGATGGGCTACCAACGCCTGCGTACAAGTCACCTGACGAGAATGCAACTTTTGGGACGTGCTGCAGCGCTGCAGACAATTTGCCACAGCCAAACGCACAAAAGACGACACTGCGACTACGGCAAAATAGAAAAAGGAGTGTTTAAAAATAGCtcgccactgatctaaaaatacGCTGCTGGGATAGAAGCCAAGCTATTTTCGCTTTTTTTATAGCTCAGCAAAGCTGTCCGGTGCGTTTAAAAGGCAGAGAGGCAGCGCACGTTTCAGCAGCATCCAGCACTTCTCTTCTGTGGTTCTCTCTGTTCAGCTGCTCGACTGAAACCTTTGAGCTGTGgcggggaggaaaaaatagaaaataacagAATTCAGAGCCAGCTTAACAGACATTGAACAGGTCTCCATCAACTGTTTAAACAGTCGCAAACTGAGTCCCATGTTTGaactttattttcatccatATGTTTATTGTTTATGTCTCACAAATATTCTGATCAACTCACAAGCCAGCCTAGAAAACCCACTCTGGGTTACTGCAATGAGCAAAATCTATGCAACAAAAAGTTATGTTTCGCTTTTAAGGTCTGCAAGCTTTTTAATATACGTACCAATTTTCTTTACCACTACATACATTGGCTTTATAGTCTTGAtgcgctcaaaaaaaaaattacatttcacaaTAAGTCAGTTTTATTTGGTACATGTTCACATTTCACAGGTTTATAACAGTACAAGAGGTGTCAACATGGACCATAAACGGTGTTACGTTTTTTAAGTAGTTTCTGTTTTTCAAATGGCAAGAAGACTTGCCTGCTGGAGGTAATGGTTGACAAGTGATCTTAATTTTTAATTGCGGTTGAGGAGCACGGGTCAGTAATCAAACttatacatacgtacatacattttcttcggtgcttatcctcacgagggtcgcggggtgcgctgcagcctatccctgctgtcaacaagcaggaggcggggtacacactgacctggttgccagccaattgcaggtcacatagagacaaacagccgcactcaaaatcccacctaggggcaatttagagtgtccaattaatattggatgtttttggaatgtgggagggaaccggagtgcccggaggaaacccacgcaggaacagggagaacatgtaaactccacacaggcgggtccaggattgaactgtgaggccaacgcgttaccagctgatccaccgtgccgcccttatcGATATATTATGTACTAAATATTCGGGGGGGTCGGTGATCAATACTGTAGAAGGAGAAATatcatttgtgttgtgttgcatGTAATAGGTCAGTGAGACTATGAACTATATGCAGTATAAATTGTTGTGAACTGATGCCTTGTAAAAACAGTGAGTTTTCTTATCAGAGGAAAATAAACAGGAGgttatgagttaaaaaaaaaaaataggcaccTTTTTTAGTTTACAAATTATTACTTTTCTAGTACTACAGTAAACTAGTAACACTATCGGGCTTCGTTCTTTTGTATCATTGTATTTGTTATTCTTTAGTCACTATATGTAATTGCAAAATATATCAGGCACTTTTTGATCTTTTATGTCCTTACAATAAGTAGATACCTAATTTCTCCCACAGGAAATTTTTCGTTATTACAGTAATATTACCACTTTAATATTGCAAAGCTGGGCTCCAGCATTGTCATgtgaatgttgcatattttccgCCTTTCTTGTGCGTGTTTTCGGCTCCCTCCCACAATCAAAAAATATGTTAGGTTGGTCGAGCTCAGCCATGACCAGAATGaacccaaacccaatagaaaatggatgaatggaattgGGTGACGCACCATAGAATGTTTTATTTCCATTGATAAGCATAAATTTCTAGGTTTGGATATGAATGGTCACCCAAATCAAAAGTACAACTAAAGTGCAAACACGGGTTTTCTTCACAGATTCACATGAACACACGTTGACAATTTCAGCAAGCTTCTATTCATGCACTACTGCAAATATTGtgttaataataaatatttaaagtatGAGTTGTTTTCATCCTGCTTTAACAGTGAAACCCTCCAAGCCAATATGTCGGATGGACGGCGACCTCCTGGAAGGCAGCGACGTCAAGCTGAGCTGCAAGTCCAGCGACGGTTCCGACCCCATCAACTACAAGTGGGAGCGAGTGCTAGACAAAGGGAAGAGCATTGGCAAACTGCCAAACCTGGCACTTATAggtaaggggggaaaaaaaatacgatAATTAGGCATTTGACCCCGCTGCATGCAAAGATGTGTAATAAGGATTCATTCTCATAATAGGAATTTTTACGTCCTTCATTTATCCAGtcaagcgtttttttttaatccttgacattattatacagtatgtgtcatATGTTACATCTCCATTTTCCATAAAGAGCTGTATAGTAATTAAAATCAGAAGTGAGTAGAGAAGCTGAATATTATACTTAAGtgagagtactgttactttagaacaggggtgctcaatgcgtcgattgcaaTCGACTGgtcggcgtgccaaaaaaaaagaaaagatgtcagccaatgttccctctaaactgcgcgcgtgcgcaattgtgcactgctgatgcagtctcttcgcagatattctgcgttgcgcgcaaaaaataaaagttaatccaatgcaaattgaaagtatagcatatagctattcagtttgtggcattttgcattgtgattcaatgagtgagggatgactggttgttgcatccaacggcacaattcacatgcgtactgtaaaaaagaagaagccactggtttcttttagacaGCACGCGGAAATTTCTCCAATAActgctgctccaccacactccCCCCAACGACTCTTAAAGACGCACATTGATAATTACaaatgtcacagtacttacgcagcccgtcaatgtgttttataatgacagcgtccaccaccgctgctttagttagcaacacagtctgggcaacgtagagcaaagatgagctagacatgctgcttatgtttaccttgaatattaatggagagaaagttaaaaaagaaatgctgttgttttaagatgcaatgactgtcagagtatgtgactaataaaagaaaaagtggttatactagacgagattttctcttttccgagtgggaaaggtctggtctgaagtcaaagtagaaagtgcaggatgagatggtgtgtcattttaaaattcctcctaggcacagcctgatccaggatgagcGCACAGAcagtacagtgcacaaaaagctaattctgtattttgaatttgggaggcaacataacattaaccttaaaacggtttggggaGCATCATCCATCATCCCCCACCCCCTGTCGAtagctcacgagaggctggctgcttgaaaagtagatcttggggtaaaaaaaagtctgggcacccctgatttgAAACAATTAATCGTTTCGTGTCTAGGTGGGCGGAGTCTCACCagtttgtttttgacatttggCATTAAATAGGTCTGTCGGATTTATTGCATACTCTTCCGACGTCATACCTACCTGAGTAGGCTACCACCTTTCACCACACCATAATGTGGACGTACTTGTCTGTGCTGTTCAGATCTGAAGAACCCTGAACTCATGACCCTGAGGAACCTCACCATGGACAGCACAGGGGTCTACAGGTGCACGGCCAGCAATGACGTGGGCGAGGAGAACTGCACCATTGAGGTCCCAATGCAGCGTgagtgtttggggggggggggggcaaatcatTGTGGCATTCACCTCCACCTGTCACACTGACTGATGGCTGTTGTTGCAAACTGCAGATGGAATCGCATTCATTTCCTTTCTCTCTCCCCCCATACTTCCACACTTCCCCAATGCACCAGCACAAGGGACTGCACTGAACATACTGGTGGTTAGTGGTCGCCACCTTTGCTCCAGCACTAAAGTTTCAGTGTCACACTAATACATTTCAAGAGC encodes the following:
- the clmpb gene encoding CXADR-like membrane protein isoform X3, with translation MSATFRYLFLVLLSPLSGGAQTEMKKVVGDNATLPCHHQFQSSGSIDIEWLLQKPNSKQKVIITFFGGHVYTNEGTDASRLSFAGEYLGGDVSLLISDLLLTDSGEYYCKVKTGGKYHWSQVNLIVLVKPSKPICRMDGDLLEGSDVKLSCKSSDGSDPINYKWERVLDKGKSIGKLPNLALIDLKNPELMTLRNLTMDSTGVYRCTASNDVGEENCTIEVPMQRVKDMGKMAGAVVGISLGVLIVILTVWLVFRTKEKKKYEEEETPNEIREDAEAPKAKLVKPNSLSSSRSGSSRSGASSTQSMVHNSAQRGHRPRPPAVAALKENGQPPGFPQSPPAYNTVVPAKNTEPPTTPKFNSRNMSGPTPPTLMVPAQTKAFQTV
- the clmpb gene encoding CXADR-like membrane protein isoform X2, whose protein sequence is MSPRPGTPKCDPSLLESNTQKKIKTVLLSPLSGGAQTEMKKVVGDNATLPCHHQFQSSGSIDIEWLLQKPNSKQKVIITFFGGHVYTNEGTDASRLSFAGEYLGGDVSLLISDLLLTDSGEYYCKVKTGGKYHWSQVNLIVLVKPSKPICRMDGDLLEGSDVKLSCKSSDGSDPINYKWERVLDKGKSIGKLPNLALIDLKNPELMTLRNLTMDSTGVYRCTASNDVGEENCTIEVPMQRVKDMGKMAGAVVGISLGVLIVILTVWLVFRTKEKKKYEEEETPNEIREDAEAPKAKLVKPNSLSSSRSGSSRSGASSTQSMVHNSAQRGHRPRPPAVAALKENGQPPGFPQSPPAYNTVVPAKNTEPPTTPKFNSRNMSGPTPPTLMVPAQTKAFQTV
- the clmpb gene encoding CXADR-like membrane protein isoform X4 — its product is MKKVVGDNATLPCHHQFQSSGSIDIEWLLQKPNSKQKVIITFFGGHVYTNEGTDASRLSFAGEYLGGDVSLLISDLLLTDSGEYYCKVKTGGKYHWSQVNLIVLVKPSKPICRMDGDLLEGSDVKLSCKSSDGSDPINYKWERVLDKGKSIGKLPNLALIDLKNPELMTLRNLTMDSTGVYRCTASNDVGEENCTIEVPMQRVKDMGKMAGAVVGISLGVLIVILTVWLVFRTKEKKKYEEEETPNEIREDAEAPKAKLVKPNSLSSSRSGSSRSGASSTQSMVHNSAQRGHRPRPPAVAALKENGQPPGFPQSPPAYNTVVPAKNTEPPTTPKFNSRNMSGPTPPTLMVPAQTKAFQTV